The Euphorbia lathyris chromosome 8, ddEupLath1.1, whole genome shotgun sequence genome has a window encoding:
- the LOC136202918 gene encoding disease resistance protein SUMM2-like has translation MVLEFILPIFMELITDPIKQYIVTPITRHIGYAFKCNSKVQTLQDEVEQLKNKQVRLQQSVDDVTRNGEKIYPNVTKWLGTADKDIEEAEKLLQQKEEAKNKCFVGLCPNLKFRYQLSKNAEKKASAIDKLRNEQGLDSISFQSPLKQIVEPSVYSREALPSRVLILNQIMDALRDPNLNMIGVYGMGGVGKTTLAKEVQAKAVEEKLFETVVVVTVSQTLELRRIQAEIADFLGLTFDVEELPGRASQLYKRLENSKVLIILDDLWQKLDLYAVGIPFGDLFKGCKIMLTSRNKYLLSSEMRAQKLFSLEVLGEDETWRLFEISVADAKDPKLHAIAIEVAKKCAGLPLLIQLVATELQNQESYVWNDKLNQLSTFGDEEIYERVYRVLESSYENLPGKEAKSFFLLCALFGQSNIRIQHLLTHTIGVG, from the coding sequence ATGGTTCTGGAGTTCATTCTTCcaatttttatggagttaatcaCAGATCCCATCAAACAATACATTGTTACGCCTATCACACGACACATTGGCTACGCTTTCAAGTGCAACAGCAAAGTCCAGACTCTTCAGGATGAggttgagcagttgaagaacaAGCAAGTCAGGTTGCAGCAGTCCGTTGATGATGTTACTAGAAACGGCGAAAAGATCTATCCCAATGTGACCAAGTGGCTGGGCACTGCAGATAAAGACATCGAAGAGGCAGAGAAACTTCTCCAGCAGAAAGAAGAAGCCAAGAACAAGTGCTTTGTTGGATTATGTCCCAACTTGAAGTTTCGCTATCAGCTGAGTAAAAATGCTGAAAAGAAAGCTTCAGCAATTGATAAGCTTCGAAATGAACAAGGACTAGATTCAATTTCCTTCCAGTCCCCTCTCAAACAGATAGTCGAGCCTTCTGTGTACAGCCGCGAAGCCTTGCCTTCAAGGGTCTTGATACTCaaccaaattatggatgctctGAGAGATCCTAATCTGAATATGATAGGGGTCTATGGTATGGGTGGCGTTGGTAAAACCACGCTAGCCAAGGAGGTCCAAGCAAAAGCAGTAGAAGAGAAGCTGTTTGAGACTGTGGTAGTGGTTACTGTTTCTCAGACACTAGAATTGAGAAGGATTCAGGCAGAGATTGCTGATTTCTTGGGCCTGACATTTGATGTTGAGGAACTCCCGGGGAGAGCAAGTCAACTTTATAAAAGGTTGGAGAACTCCAAAGTACTCATTATTCTTGATGATCTCTGGCAAAAGCTTGATTTGTATGCTGTAGGAATTCCTTTTGGGGATTTATTTAAGGGCTGCAAAATAATGCTTACCTCAAGGAACAAATATCTATTATCTAGTGAGATGCGAGCACAAAAACTATTCTCACTTGAAGTTCTAGGAGAAGATGAGACATGGAGGTTGTTCGAAATATCTGTAGCTGATGCTAAAGATCCCAAATTGCATGCCATAGCAATTGAAGTTGCAAAAAAATGTGCAGGGTTGCCCCTTTTGATTCAACTAGTTGCCACGGAATTGCAGAACCAAGAATCTTATGTATGGAATGATAAGCTAAATCAGCTGTCTACCTTTGGCGATGAAGAAATATACGAAAGAGTATACAGAGTCCTTGAATCAAGCTATGAGAATCTACCCGGAAAGGAAGCAAAGTCATTTTTCTTGCTTTGTGCTCTATTTGGGCAGTCCAATATTCGAATCCAGCACTTGTTGACTCACACTATCGGTGTGGGTTGA